The DNA window ATGAATTTGTCCCGATCAGTGAATAACCATATATACTCCACCAGATTGTGCCTGACGGAATAGAAGTTTTTGAAGCAGTCTGTATTCTGATATGACCTAAAATGTTTTCAACATGGAGTCAAATGCATTTTCTAACATACTCAGtttatgccttttcttttatatggaTAGTTATAGACAGAAGATCTCCCTACCaggaaagaagaaataaaacgTGATGCAGAGAgagagtgttttatttttatgaaatagatTTATTTACTATTGCCAGAGAGTCATGTCAATGAATGTAGGAAGAATTTCAGGTTTATTTATCCAGGCTATTCCTGTAATTACATACAGAATATCATCTTGGGATCATCTCTCTGAGCATATACTTTGactgtttcttttttgtttccttccAACCCTCTTCACAAGTCATGGCAAGCCTTTCTTTGAAGTATAAGTTGCACCACCGAGTATAAGCTGAAGTAGATGTTGCCCTTCATGGAATGGAGGTCTTTTGAGCATGCTTTTTTCAAGTTGGacttattttgtttgtattagCACCAAGGTCACTCTAATATATTTGGTTTAAGCCTAGTTTTTTGAAGAATCTCCCTGATAGGGAAAAAGGGAGACAGCATGGGgaaactctttaatttttccataagagaatattattatttacttgcAGATGAAGTTGCAAAATTCATCTCTAGGTTCACTCAATTTGgaagataacaaaatatattcagCAAAACGACCATGAGAACCAAATGTATACAACAAAACAAGCAAGTACATCAGGCTAAGCAGACTGAACAGAGTTTTCAACTAAGGAAATATGGAAGATTTAGATTTTAGTAAAATGTGCTCTCTAAAAAATGGCTCCATTCTCTCATCTCCtcatttagattttattaaatcGGGCTTTTTTTATTACAGAAATGTGAAAAGTTTCCATGAAATTGGTTCTAAAAATCAGGCTTAATTGCAGCTGTCTTATCCAGGCAAtacacctttttcttttctttcagtATCTGGTGAAAAAGAGGTGAACACTTTCTTCTGTCTCTTTGTTATCAATGTTTATAAGTGTATTTTGGTATCAATTCACACTTAATTGATACCCATCAACACATCTCCATGAGGGACTTGAAAATAGACTCATTAAAGATACAATGGGAAGCTCTCAACTATTatccaaaattttcatttccctcCATTtcctttataatattaaaaatgtttagCTATGTCTTTTCATTATGCAAACTCTGGCTCTTAGGCTCTTTTCAATTGCCATTTCCAGATGGAATATTTTCTAGCGGTCAaaattacatacaaaataattacCTGCAAAAGTTGAAATGCAGTGATCATTCCACGAGCATCAATGTTCTTATATGACATATGCTGCAGATCAAGGATGGCAATCAACTTCTCATTTCCTATTTCTCTTCCTTTGAATGAGCTGAAACAAGATCAGAAAATGCATTATGGAAATGATTTCTTGACTCTTTATGCATTAATATATCACCATAGACAGAGTAAATAAACTTTGGGAAGCATACTACATGAAAATATGACATgcatgacaattttggaaaagaGAAAGTTATATAGCATAATAGCATAGGTAAATACATTAAATAGACTTGATATGTGGAATTATGTTTCACAGGTACCCAGATCAGAGTTGCAATCATTGTCAGTAGGAATGAGATTCAAGAAATAGATCAGCGTGCAAAACACTTAACAACTAATTTCAATCTACCTCTTTGGTTTCCTAGAACAACATGCAAATGCTGGATTCTAAGTTTTCTCAGTCTATGCTATATATTTGAAATTCTATTAGGATATTGAACTCTTCATCTAGAAATATCATCACCTTCATCTGAATTGACATGTTCCTGACACATGGACTAGGCACTCCTTCAGCAAGCCCTTGCCCCAACTGCCTTTACATGTATATGCCAATTAGATGGCAAAAGTCTACTGCCAGTGGTTTTAAGAACATTAATCACAAGCAATgatgattttattatcaatgTTTCCAGTACCATTTTCATTCAATCAGAATAAAACGAAATGAGCAAATAGCATAAAATCATGGCTGTAAGCAATCATAATCGTTTTCGaaatatataaatcatcaaGTACCAAACCATGATACAAATTGGCACTTAGTTTAAGAATGTGCTTCTTTTGTAGATTTGTGGACACGTGTAATATGAGAAAAGGAGGAACTTGCAATCCTTTTGTCTATAAATTTCTTACCACGTTCATTATTTAAAGTAAATGGTACCTTGCAATAGTCTTGTCTAGCAGATGAACGACGAACTCTGCACCAAGAGCAAACAAAAATGAGTTGAAGGTTCCCTTGCCAGTTTATCaagataatgaaagaaagaagttgaacTTATTCCAATTATTGTTTCCTTTAAATGTAAGCCTTGGCTcagaatgaaaataattaaggatGCATTTCAGTTCACCTATCCTGTTGTTGTTAATATAGTTTATTATACATCGTTGCTCTGAGCACAAAGCACCTCTGACCGACCCATTTGTACATGCTGTGTGTGTTCACCGAGAGAAAAAGTAAAAGCACAGATGGCTTCCTGACACACATATATAGGGTAATGAGGTGGGGAGTTTGTTAATACATTCATCTGTTTATTGGGATGGAACGGAAGCCATTCCTGTACAAACGTTCTAGGAAGCAGCTTCAGAGTAGCCTCGAATAAAAAAACAGCAGTCCACAGTTTGCTTTGGCTAAGAAAAATAGCAGTGGACACAGAATAGATTGTTCTGATAATAGAATAAACATTATCAGGTCAAACTGCCAGTTCATCAAAATATGAGAATGAAGGTTCCATACTGAAGGAAATTTTCAGATCAGAAAAAATCTCCTGAAGAACAACAGGTGACTGATGGAAGGCCTGTGGAGACAAAGAAACTTAAAAGAGATATCTTTGAGAAAAAGGGCTTCTCACCAATGAAACCACGTCATGAAACTACCTGCTCCCActactataaaaacaaaatcccaaCAAGTCAACTGATTCATAGAGCTTGACTTCCATAAttctatcatttaaaaaataaacaagttggttgttgaaaataaatattgccTTTCGGGGCAACTAGAATACTATTAGGTCCACCATGCCCTTAAAATAATTTCACCACACTTTATTTATTTCCTCCATGGTGTTTTCTATTTATCAGATTGGAGCTTTTTTAGTTAATCGCCCGAgctccttatttttataatgaaggGTCCCATTTTCTAGAGCATTTCAAATAATTACAACTAAAATAAGAacattatattttagaaaaggCACTCTTTAACTATCCCAATTGCTGTCATATAGCACAAGTATAGCTTCTTTTTGGCAGTATACCTCCAACATATAGCAAGTAAACTACCAGATGGAATCATCCAATATTGAGAAAAAACACACACCAAGAAGACCAGCTATTTTAAAGCCCCATGATTCTCGGACAGCAAACAAGTGATACAGTCAAAAAGTCCTACTCATCCACCCAACTTTAAGTCACAACTTTCTCTCAGGGAACTGTTCTCGATATGTTCCATAAAAGCGACAATCTAGATTGGAAAGTATCGTGGCACCAATCAAACCAGAATTTTAATCACCGAGACTAAACCTTAATAACATGCATTTGAATACTATTACAAGGTAATCATTAATCAACTGTGATTAAAACAGTACAATTATAGGAATCGGGGTAATTACTCTTAAATTGGAGCCGATCCTTGGAGGGAAAATGCTTGTTTGCTTTGACGAGTAATACTGGATATCCATCCTTTGACAAACCATGCAAAAAGACCTTTCTTGGTCCCAGTTCATCTTCAACTTCGGAATCTGGGATAGACCCGTTTGGCACAAATGAAGCTCTCCATTTCTGCCACTCTACAAGCAACTTTGCTGCCTTTGCTGGGTCCATTGATCTTGAAATCAAGAACCTCATCAGTGTTGGGTCCCCATACTTCTGCAAATGCAAACCCGAAAAATCAAGAACTGTAAAGAATTGAACTTCAActagaacaaaataaattatctagcAACACCCACGCAATGACATTCCACGACTATATACGTGTATTAGACTTGGTGCATTATGTGAAAGGTATGTACATCAGTGGAAGAACCAAGCTTTTGAACTGATTTCCTCAGCTGGGTCAGTGCAACTTCTTGTTGGGTTTTGTCCATTAGGGACAACCTGTCTGCTGCGGCTTCAAATTGAGACCAGGAGAGAACGtgttcaaacttcaaagctTTAGTATAATAGTATTTGCCACATAGAGAGAAGAGAGCAAAGAGCATGTGAAAGAGAGTTCCCGTTGACAAAAAGCAACATAAGCCGCTAAATGACAAGAGAGTTGGCACTGGACGTGTTGCATATTTACTATGCTGCCAATTTGTGAAAGGTTTAACGACCTTGGAATTTCGGTAGTCTCtgaatttttgagtttttttcctgaagtaattactaataaataatatttcttaatcCTTATTATaccttaattttttacatttatccGTTGGCTTTAGATAGGGGGtgaatatttttcatatcactTGTTATAACAAAATTTCATGTCTTCCTtacaaaaatagaagaaaaaaaaataaaaaaaggagtttcattatttatttgtttcaattaaaaaacaaaaaacattatcttgacatgtcattttaaatttaagttagtttaaattatatgaagaaaataaaaactatcaaaatacaAATATGATATGTTTGGATCTCTTATGCATGGTAAATATAGTTGCACATTAAATTACGAATacgataataaattatttaatattgctTTTAAAGTTTGACTCTTATCACAATTTAGCCGTTTACcggtcattttttaattttcaacccACTAGCTTATTTCTGcgtttacatgttttttttttaaagaaaaaaacaataaaaaaaaataaagagagagtggAGGGGACAGGCATTTAACagcagaaagaaaaaggaagaaaagaacaaaTTGGCAGTTAAGGGTGCGACCAAGAAACAACTCAGGGgaggaaaaataaatgagagaaccaaaaaaataattgaatgagCGGACCCAGTCCAGAAGAAAAACAAGTGAGTCGGTGGAAGTTATAAAGAGACGAAAGACTTTTGAACGGAAATAATTGAGAGACAGGAAAACTAAATGGGAGGGTCCctggttgaaaaaataaaagaaaaggggtcTGCGTATTTAATGATGACAGAAAAGCAAGAGAGGGGGGGCTCGGATATTTTGCAggaattgtttttgctttttttttaattttaaattaatatttgtatgTTTTCATagcattttaaaatatgttaatttttttatataaaaaaaaaaaaaacattatttgagcTGAAGACCGCCCCTCTCTcgtctctttttgttttttcagcaCTTCAGCAGCCAAGACAGCACCATCCGTGACAGCCTCCACAACCAACATCAGCTTCATCTTCCATTTTTCACTCCACCAGCAGCTCCATCTTCTACCTGTGTCATCCATCACAAGACAGCCCTCAACAACCCGCTTCAGCCTTGCAcagcctaaaaaaaaagaaaaagaaaaaaccgcTTGCTgtgctgtgattttttttccctcttttgcTGGTAACGTTGAGGCTCACCGTCGGCAGAGGAATAACGAGGGAGGAAAGGCGCTTCAGATCCACTAGGCGTGAGCCCAAGCGCCGCCGGAGGGGTGGGTGGTGCCCACGCCCCGTCACTGTTCCTGAAGATCCGGTGAAGCCCAGCAGCTCCTCTGGCTATTCAAACCTTGTCCAGAAGGTGTTTTGCAAATTtggaatgattttttgtttattattgtgtttattATGTAAAAATGTGTAATTGTTGGGTGTGTGTAAATCagtaaaactttaattttgagatttttaatttCCTCAAATTTCTAAGTGGTCTTTTCAAATCCACAATAATCCAATCCCGGACTTGTTGGGACGAGGTGTgacaacaaatatatattagaattCCAGGTGATCATgagaaacaacaaaaagagGACAAGATCACAATAAAGCTGGCGTAGGAAACGTGACGTAGTCAGACTTGGAAGCGAGACCACTTGTAATCAAATTAGTTAAAGATTAATCTCTCTGAAACTTCTCAGCAGGTGGTGGAAGGTTATAACTTACCACTGTACATCGAAGAAAAAAGGAATGCACGAATACTGGATCAGTggcatgattaaaaaaaatgatcatattttatatttatcaacatGAAACTACATAACTACATAATTACGATGGCAAGACGATGGGCAACATTTCAAGCTGTTGGGT is part of the Populus alba chromosome 10, ASM523922v2, whole genome shotgun sequence genome and encodes:
- the LOC118046448 gene encoding CRAL-TRIO domain-containing protein YKL091C isoform X1, encoding MDDTGRRWSCWWSEKWKMKLMLVVEAVTDGAVLAAEVLKKQKETREKYGDPTLMRFLISRSMDPAKAAKLLVEWQKWRASFVPNGSIPDSEVEDELGPRKVFLHGLSKDGYPVLLVKANKHFPSKDRLQFKKFVVHLLDKTIASSFKGREIGNEKLIAILDLQHMSYKNIDARGMITAFQLLQSYYPERLAKCFILSMPWFYVSCWRMISRFLEKGTLEKIVIVNNDEERKCFVKEIGEKVLPEELGGRATLVALEDVTVPPLEG
- the LOC118046448 gene encoding sec14 cytosolic factor isoform X3, with translation MFPLAGWICFTSSNVQKGIQILISMKYGDPTLMRFLISRSMDPAKAAKLLVEWQKWRASFVPNGSIPDSEVEDELGPRKVFLHGLSKDGYPVLLVKANKHFPSKDRLQFKKFVVHLLDKTIASSFKGREIGNEKLIAILDLQHMSYKNIDARGMITAFQLLQSYYPERLAKCFILSMPWFYVSCWRMISRFLEKGTLEKIVIVNNDEERKCFVKEIGEKVLPEELGGRATLVALEDVTVPPLEG
- the LOC118046448 gene encoding CRAL-TRIO domain-containing protein YKL091C isoform X2 → MKLMLVVEAVTDGAVLAAEVLKKQKETREKYGDPTLMRFLISRSMDPAKAAKLLVEWQKWRASFVPNGSIPDSEVEDELGPRKVFLHGLSKDGYPVLLVKANKHFPSKDRLQFKKFVVHLLDKTIASSFKGREIGNEKLIAILDLQHMSYKNIDARGMITAFQLLQSYYPERLAKCFILSMPWFYVSCWRMISRFLEKGTLEKIVIVNNDEERKCFVKEIGEKVLPEELGGRATLVALEDVTVPPLEG
- the LOC118046448 gene encoding sec14 cytosolic factor isoform X5, which encodes MLFALFSLCGKYYYTKALKFEHVLSWSQFEAAADRLSLMDKTQQEVALTQLRKSVQKLGSSTDKYGDPTLMRFLISRSMDPAKAAKLLVEWQKWRASFVPNGSIPDSEVEDELGPRKVFLHGLSKDGYPVLLVKANKHFPSKDRLQFKKFVVHLLDKTIASSFKGREIGNEKLIAILDLQHMSYKNIDARGMITAFQLLQSYYPERLAKCFILSMPWFYVSCWRMISRFLEKGTLEKIVIVNNDEERKCFVKEIGEKVLPEELGGRATLVALEDVTVPPLEG
- the LOC118046448 gene encoding phosphatidylinositol/phosphatidylcholine transfer protein SFH4 isoform X4; the protein is MRFLISRSMDPAKAAKLLVEWQKWRASFVPNGSIPDSEVEDELGPRKVFLHGLSKDGYPVLLVKANKHFPSKDRLQFKKFVVHLLDKTIASSFKGREIGNEKLIAILDLQHMSYKNIDARGMITAFQLLQSYYPERLAKCFILSMPWFYVSCWRMISRFLEKGTLEKIVIVNNDEERKCFVKEIGEKVLPEELGGRATLVALEDVTVPPLEG